Proteins from one Candidatus Scalindua japonica genomic window:
- a CDS encoding efflux RND transporter periplasmic adaptor subunit, whose product MIITSIYYPLFRAKYLCVRKEIFNHLKSLTMDKAIISFLIITTLLFSCNNDVHNHVNTEHGNETHTSVEIEPLAYTLYTDKTELFVEFKPLIVGKISKFAAHFTQLGENFKAVTEGTVTVSLIGNKKQSPDRAEKPSSPGIFRLALNPENSGTCQLVFDIQTKEFTDKITIQSVTVYPDTKTALANRQEQTIEEELVYLKEQAWKVDFANREVKRQPFTEIIKTTGQILSTYEDEVIITAKSSGIISFGKNKKLIGSSVDSGETLFIISGSGLTEDNLDAKYKDAKNNYEKIKIDFERAKGLVKNNIISQKQFQETQLRLKNAQTTFNTIEKNYTAGGHKITSPIHGFIKSVMTREGEYVEIGQSVASISQNRKLILKAEVPQKYFSKLNNISSANFVTTYDSKIYSTDSLNGKLISYGKSTNNNAYYIPVNFEINNNGEIIPGSFVEVLLKTNVIKEALVIPYSALIEEQGNYFAYVQTSGEGFQKRELEIGANDGMSVQILEGINEGERVVIKGGYQIKLATMSGKIPAHGHEH is encoded by the coding sequence ATGATTATAACCTCTATTTATTATCCGCTTTTTAGAGCTAAGTATTTGTGTGTTCGTAAGGAAATTTTTAACCATTTAAAATCACTTACCATGGACAAAGCAATTATTTCATTCCTCATCATTACAACCTTATTATTCAGTTGCAATAATGATGTCCATAATCACGTTAATACCGAACACGGAAATGAAACACATACAAGTGTTGAGATTGAACCACTTGCTTACACTCTCTACACAGATAAAACGGAACTATTTGTAGAGTTTAAACCTTTGATTGTAGGAAAAATTTCGAAGTTCGCTGCCCACTTTACCCAATTAGGCGAAAACTTCAAAGCAGTTACAGAAGGTACAGTAACCGTTAGCCTGATCGGAAATAAAAAACAATCACCTGATAGAGCTGAAAAACCATCATCTCCAGGCATATTTCGATTGGCTTTGAATCCAGAAAATTCTGGCACGTGTCAGTTGGTCTTTGACATTCAGACTAAAGAATTTACTGACAAAATCACAATCCAAAGCGTTACTGTTTACCCTGATACAAAAACTGCATTGGCAAATCGGCAAGAACAAACAATCGAAGAAGAATTGGTTTATTTAAAAGAACAGGCATGGAAGGTTGATTTTGCCAATAGGGAAGTTAAAAGACAACCATTTACTGAAATTATCAAGACAACCGGACAAATCTTATCAACATATGAAGACGAGGTAATTATAACAGCAAAAAGCAGTGGTATCATATCGTTTGGAAAAAATAAAAAACTGATTGGTTCTTCTGTAGATTCCGGCGAGACCCTATTTATAATTTCAGGATCCGGTTTAACAGAAGACAATTTAGATGCTAAATACAAGGACGCAAAAAACAACTATGAAAAAATCAAAATAGATTTTGAAAGAGCCAAAGGTTTGGTAAAAAACAATATCATTTCACAAAAACAGTTTCAGGAAACACAACTCCGACTCAAAAATGCTCAAACGACTTTTAACACTATTGAGAAAAACTATACTGCTGGTGGACACAAAATCACGTCACCAATACACGGGTTTATAAAAAGTGTGATGACAAGAGAAGGAGAGTATGTTGAAATCGGACAGTCAGTCGCCAGTATTTCCCAAAACCGCAAGCTCATCTTAAAAGCCGAAGTGCCTCAAAAGTATTTCTCAAAACTAAATAACATTTCATCAGCAAATTTTGTCACCACTTACGACAGTAAAATATACAGCACCGACAGCTTAAATGGAAAACTCATTTCCTATGGAAAAAGCACCAACAACAACGCTTATTATATTCCGGTAAATTTTGAGATTAACAATAATGGAGAAATTATTCCCGGCTCTTTTGTAGAAGTTTTATTAAAAACAAATGTGATTAAAGAAGCGTTAGTAATACCATACTCAGCGCTTATAGAAGAACAGGGCAATTATTTTGCTTATGTGCAAACATCAGGCGAAGGATTCCAAAAACGTGAATTAGAAATCGGCGCCAATGATGGCATGAGTGTCCAGATATTAGAAGGCATAAACGAAGGTGAAAGAGTTGTCATTAAAGGAGGATACCAAATAAAGTTAGCAACAATGTCAGGAAAAATACCTGCTCATGGACACGAACACTAA